Within Ipomoea triloba cultivar NCNSP0323 chromosome 9, ASM357664v1, the genomic segment ttattttatgaaaaataatctCAACCAAACTAGTACAAAACTAGTACCAGTTCAGAGATTtaatttttaggaaaaattaATCACACCGCACGAAaccaaaaattattatatataaaatatataaagaagAAAGGGTTGCAGGTTTTAACCCAATACAAGAAACAAAGGAAGAGAAATTAAAACTGATTCGCTACCCCCCGAGGGTGATAGAAGCATTGTAACGTCAGTCTCCTAGGATAAAATAGATCACGACCttaagtttgagcactcaaacggAAGGTCCAACAAACTTCAATAACAGGCTGAGCACTCCATACAAATTTACGGAAGATGTTGGCAGAATTTGCTTAGTAAGAAAACGATTTTGAGGGAGGAGGAGAGAAACCAATAATTTTGCAAGTTCAAAATTAGCTACTACAATCTGCCACACACCAAGGCTATTTGTAGGAGAAGAACAACTATTAATTCTTTAGAGataaattggaattaattcaaaattaattcttACGAATCGGAATTAACACTTCTAGAACAGTACTCCGAAGAGTAGTTCACCCTGTATGCGCGAGAgaacctctatgctatacaattcaacatgtttttttaaaggctcttgtatatatagtagtggTGCAAATAACACATTTTCCAAACCAATGTAGGACAAGTGCTTTTACAAAGTCTTTTcaccttcattttccaactcaaatggatttactttgataatcaatttctaaTTCACCTATTATcctttttgagcgtacaatatatcaatctcttcgtctcatTGCGAAGGATCCGAATATACtctgacccgacccaaatcagaagtgcaccccacatatatttgtaccataaaataggcaatagccacttaaatgccattttaAAGCTAAAATCTAATATTTATTTCCAACTTCATTTTTTCCTACTCAAATGAGTACACTTTGAGAATTAATGTCTAATTCACACATTATCATTTTGAgggtataatatatcaaattaaatctcTCACTTAGGAGAACCTGAATCCACTCTAACATGACCCAAATTAGGAGTGAACCCCACTAAAAATTATATCACGAAATAACtagtttaaatatcattttaagtTAAATATTAGTATGTTTGTACTAAGTTGAATGGTTAATTTGTTGCAATTAACTACATTATGTACAAATCAATTTTCCACGTCATTTTCATCTAGACCCTTTGACAGATGGAGGCTATATATACAACACGTTTTCACGTACGTAAGAATTGGTCTGGTACAGTTGTACCTAGTCGCATTTATTTATTGCATTAAATCCCTTTCTTTGATTAATCAAAGATTAATTAAGTAGTGGGGTTTACCTGTTTATGACTCTGAACATATTTTCTTCCGTGCCATATGGAACGCAGCAAAGACGACGGCGGTGGAagttagggtgcgtttggttcgaacatgggaatcggaatcggaatgggtatcaaatacttggtaatggtaatgggttttggtgaaagtatttaacatgtttggtaattgggtggaataagaatgattattaatagttgaggaagaaaggaggaagggagatgaaactcttatttaataagggtatagattttgtcattaatggggtattccaaacccatagtagcattcacaaaacctatcaaccaaacacaaacaatcactttcatacccattccttgtgcctaaacccaccaaccaaacacacccttaatatttTAGTCTTCGGCGTCATTACATTAGCGTTAGAATATTTACAGTCAACAACCAAATGTCTGCGGCCTTAGAATATTTACTGTCCATATTTTGTTTGTGAGTTTGACTATTTTAACGAATCAGTTTGATCAAACTATTATTGCTGTaaatagtacaaaaaaaaaattgttattactctttttttaaCTAAACAAACCTAGAGTTAGGCGAACTCGTTGTACTATGGGATGTTTTCCGCTTAATTTCGTTGTGAAGTTATGCATTAATCAATTTTCAGCTTcgttctttcaaaaaaaaaaaatatcaggttattaattttaatatgctaacataaaaaaaatgatgaaaatagtAGGGCCTTAAGTTAGTAGAGAGTATTTATTTAGTTCAATAGGCTAAATTTGTTCACTTGTTATTAAAGATTACAGGTTTATTTAGTAAAGGAAGAAGAATTAAATATGCCTTCAAACTAATTCGTTAAGAAACTTCATGTTTTGAGCGACAATAGGTTGTGGAATAGCTTACTAAAAGACTTAAGCCTTTAGGGTGGAGCAGTGTAAGGTTTGACTTCTCAAGGACTGGGATGTCGAGATTGAACATACACTACGTGAGTTTAATGTTGTTACGGATTGGCTGGTCAAGGTTGCTATTAGGAAACAATGTGACTGGATTGAGTTTCATGTTCCCAGGAGAACATTAGAGACCGTCTTGAGATTGATAGAGTTAGAATGGCGAACCGAAAAAATAGCCATTAGTTGTACTAGATTACCCCTTCCcactttcccaaaaaaaaaaatcaaatcatacttgaaaatgttaatttctaaactataaaaaaattgtaattaaatcatTTAACTAGTTAGATTTAATTGTGCAATTAAATCAATTAAGGGTGTCTTTAGTTCGCACAATTGAATTAGAATCGGAATTGGAATGATAATCAAATACTTGTTAAGGTAataagttttggtgaaagtattttgatgtttggtagtagggtagtattggaatgattatcaacattgatgtttggttatgtatgaccatataatgggaataaatgttttaaaaatataaaaataaaaaaataaagacaattggaatgattatcaatataaATCCTCTTTCATATTTTTGGGCCAACCTAATGATGAATTGGTCACGcattcaattcaatatatattgcTCATCATCAAATTGATCTTCATAATCTCCATTCGAGCATATTTTggatttcaattaatttaatcattgtAGTAGTAATTCTTTCAAATCGACGTAGTAACTTTTAATTCTGTGGCCTTTCAAATCattgtaataatttaaattgCTTGGGTCATGTCCTCATCATGCCTAATTGCTGTTTTGGGATAACTTTTAATTGTGTGgtaaacataaattaaaatttgaaaatgatgTTTTGTAAACGTTGttgaggaaaaaaaatctaaaaaaatgaCTTTATGCATAAACGAATTCTCCAAAGCATTGAGAAGGGAGGAGGAaagaacaagaagaggaaaTCTAATTTGAGGTCTATACCTACCAATTTgatccaaaatgttaaaattgaaAGCTCTATTTtgcaaggttgcaaaaatcgctaggcgcctggggggcgcctagcgcctaggccgcctaggttgtttttttttttttttttaatttaaaaaaaaataaaaaaaatatattttaagtgttaataattataaagtgtttaatattgtaagtcttacactttaatagttaaatatttaatacttattaagttattagttactacgtattatttattaattattagtgcattacttattagtttaatttagttattacttattattttattaagttattacttattaattattacatattattagactattagagtattagttaatacattataacattaatagtttaaatgtttcaaatttataatttttttgaattaaaaaaaaaaaaaaaaaaacttgccgGCCGGCCAGGCgggctaggcggcctaggcccccggccgcggaggaggccgatttcggccttcctcgatGCGGCCGGGCGCCGCCTAGCGGATTTTCCAGGCCGATACCATGCAGTAAACAGTTTACTGGAAAATCCCTAGTGAAAAATCCCACAGTGATTTAGAGAAAACAAAATCCCACTAATGCCCTtatacattaaaaaagaaattatctAAAACAAAGGttattgaaattcaaaatatattaggGAAAAAAGTTTACTGGAAAATTAAGAATATCTGTCTCATATAAGACAAAgactaattctttttttttttacatgcaGTATCTGGGTAGAGTCAATATCGTCTTCACTGGGACTCAAATTCATAACCTCTAATTTGAAAGAATCACTCCATGCCTCTTGATCATAAAATCTTTGGCAAGACGAAGAGTAACTTAAAATTACTGTTTatgtttttattgatttttcatcaaaatttaataaaatactataaaaatgatcaaaattcCTACTTCAGAAATGATTGAAAGACGCAAAATAGACAAGATAATAACTGAACCTAAGTATATACACATAGAGACAAAGTATAACAAAAGATTTCATTTTATGATCTTTTTAAATACTAGTAAATATGAATTCATatctcattaaaaataaaataaaaaattatacctaaaaattatattcttttaataaaGGTTTGGCGTGGAAACAGCATGGTATTATGGTATGTGCCAACTGCCAAACAAGATTGGTTCAATCTTCATAAGGCAGACAGCTCCACCACTAAACGGCACCCCTCACCGTCCGTTGACGATCACGCCATGATTGAACATTACCACACGACTGTTACCAATTCCGTCATTTTCCCATCTCCTGTATATTGACCCCCCACCTATATTCTTctttttatagttttatacttttattccCTACGAATCTTCTGATTCCATTTCCTCGTGTAAACGAAacatttcattaaaaattttgtaatttgtattctcattttactttttatttcgTACTATGATGATTGAATATTGATATTATAAagcaattttttatattataatttctcTTGGACTCAAAAAGACCATTGATGACTGATTAAATTGGTATAATTAGATCGATctatagtaatttaatttttttttttttaaaatttgggtGATCTAAGGCTCCTAGCTTTGTCGGACTAATTCTAAACTCACTAACCTCGCAACCGAGGTAAATCTCAAGTCATACAATCAGCCCACTGGTCAATCTTAATCTTCACGTACGCACAAGGAATCTAATCCAAATCTTCCAAACTTCCAACATTCTTGGATCTTCGAACCTCCATATTGTTGCCTTTAGTCATGACTTTTAAGTCATATGATGAACCAATTAGGCTAAACCCCACGCAGCTTTATGAATGTTTTTAGTTAGACATTGAATTGCactattcatttaaaaaaaaaggatatatttgatttattttctttaaaattttaacaaggTTTAAAATTCCTTTGAATATGCTGAGGATTAAACGACGTGTAACTGactaattttcctttttctttttttcctcagCTCGCTTTAAATGATACGTTGCTGAACATAGCGGGAACGCGGCATTGGCTTTCAACTGCTTctcctctcttctctctctagGGTTTCTTTCTCTGTCTAGAATAGTAGAATCTCTTTATTGAGTATTCTATTCTCATTGCCGTTGTTGTTACGCTTAGTTGTTCAGATCTGACTTGCTTTCACCGACGCTTCGATTTCGTCTCCAGAGGTGTGGATTGTTTTTCTTCAATGCATTTCTGAGTTTTTTGTTGCTATATTTCTGCTTATTTCACCTTATTTGTGCTTCTGTTCATTTCTGCATTCATGTATCTGTGAGCGTATATTGTGGAGAAGACATTTCtaccattttttaaaatgttttcttCCGTTCTTTTTGCTTGATTGGATACTGGTTTTACTGTTCTTGCCACGCATTATACGTGGTGAGTGCGTGAGATATACGTTTTGAAAACACGCGCATTTCACGCTCTCTGTGGTAATCACGCCAGGATTTTCTTCATGCTTTTTTGGCTTCGTTTTCAAATACCGTGCTGATTTTCTAAGCTGGCTTTactgtatttttaaaaagtttatacgTACTATATATGAGTGCATGCTGGTGCGGCttttaattgcatatatttttttaatttcacgaTTGTCAGAAGGTTCAGTTCAGGGAGGGATCCTTTATGGAGGTATAGAATGATTTCTCTGTTTATACTGTctgtttgttatttattttttgatgatTTCTTGTCTTCATGTGCTGATCTGGCAAAAGAATCATGCAACAAATGTGCCTGGATTGTATCATACTAGCTCTTTTTAAGAAGTTGctgttattaaaataatggatCTTATTGTGCAAATAATAAAGACTCCAAATTGATACTTTAGGGAAATGTAGTTGTGCATTTGCCAGAAAGCAGTACGTCTGAATTCTGAATCAACATTTTGATTATGATTTGGTTTCTGCTTTTGTGTGGATGAGGATGCTGGAAGTTGAATAGCATAGGTCCTACATTTACATGTAAACTTTCCTTGGGATGAAGTGCTCTGTTCGTTGTTGTGCCTACGCACTCAACTGTTGTCTCTGTGCTTATGAtccactcctttttttttttttttttttaaatgtccaGTTTCCAACTATGGTTCCACCTATTGAAACACCAAACAAAGCTCCCAAGGCCATTATGTCCTCCCATCCGCCACTTAATGAAAGGATACTATCTTCCATGACTCGGAGATCAGTTGCTGCCCATCCTTGGCATGATCTTGAGATAGGTATTTAACTAAATTCTGCCCATATCTAGATTTGATAACTTTTTGGAGTTTAAAGTTACTTGATCCGTGTCTTGTGATCTGATCCAGGGCCTGAAGCTCCAAAGGTTTTCAATGTGGTAAGCATTCACTTTGCTCAAATCTTTCAGATTACTTGACTTCTAAAATGTTCCTTCTGAATTTTCAATTTGTTCattttagaaatttagttaGGACTCATATCATGCGGTAAATCATATCCCACTGCTTTGAACtccgtaaaaatttttaatttaatgtaaAAAAACATATACGTCTTATTACCATTTATGTGCAACAAGCAAATGAGCTAATCCTATTTGAACCCTCAAGCAAATCCATcagaaatttgaaaaagaaaatgttgatGTTGATATTGTCTTAACCTCCCATTTGAATGCTCAAGTGCTCATTGACCTTGACCATATGGATTTACTTCTGTTATACTCGGGGAATGCCATGATATTtaatggactaatttggtatcaggtttttttttgtgtggacAAGGATTTCAGGTTAAGTTTTTCTATATCTATGCAGGTAATTGAGATCAGCAAGGGGGGTAAGGTGAAGTATGAACTGGATAAGAAGACTGGACTTATCAAGGTAAAAAATATCACAAATTGTTTATTGAAAACATGCACAATGCTTCTTGACTAGGTACTCAAATGTATACCCATCAGTCAGGCTGGTTGAGCTCAGGAAAAAAATTGAACTGGAGCCAGCCTGAGCCCGCCAATATTTAGGTGAATGGTTGGCCTGGGGAAAAAATTTCTGTAGGTTATATTTGTTCCCATCTGTCCATCTCTTTCAAGTATACTCATGCATTAATTTACAATTTGtgattcataatttttttactttcattGTATATGGAAGGTTACAAATCAAATCCGCTATTGCTATGGTTGTACAAGCTTAAGTTCAACCAATATGGTTGTATAAAAAATGCACTTGTTCAAATATACAGTAGTTAttttactttacaaatatttggaatattttacaaaaataatgatatactccataattttttttaacatgcaATTCAAACGAATAGTTTCTTATTGCAATTCTTTAATATAGTCAACTCAATTTTAGGAACATGTAAACAATGTTATTAAACTTGGACAAAGAATATAGTCAAATCCTGGTAAATATTATTAGAAGGCTTTAAGCTGCATAAAATGCTATACTTTTGTATAAACAAGTTATTGacaaattgatttttggtttGGTGGCTATAGGTGTAGCCGTGTAGGTTACACTTTCATTATGCATTGGGTCCAGGGTTCAATTTAAACCTTTAGACATTGGTAAATTTACAAGTTAAATAGAATATTAATGACCAGAGCCAAAGCAATCAGTCTTACCAGGAAAAGTGGGTAAAAAAGAGTTTAGAACTGTGGAAGAACCTATCCCGTAGAGTGTTGAACAAAATATCTAACAGGTCTACTGAAATGTATATTCTTCTGCAGGTTGATCGTGTGCTTTACTCATCAGTTGTCTATCCCCATAACTATGGTTTCATCCCTCGTACTATTTGTGAAGACAGTGACCCTATGGATGTTTTAGTTATCATGCAGGTCTGATTTCTCTTCCAAATCCTTTCTACAAATTCTAGTAGGTGCAATTTTTAGCCGATGTAGTTTAAAGAGCTTCCTGTTTTCTCTACAAggttttagttttatttaattttttaaagatttgcATCTTTTTGCAATATgctatttatttcaatttggtTAGCTTTGTGCATATGTTTGTGTTCCCAGTATATGTAAGTTAATACTATTTGGTTGAAGAAGCTATCTCAAAAATGCCATAGTGGAAACATCATCTCCAAAGGTTTAAACTACTAGCGAAGTGCTATTGTTATTTGTGATGAAACGGGCAGTTTAGCTATTGTATTTAACAAAGTGCATACTGTTATTTGTGTTGCCTTTAacttttgttattttgtatattttaagaTGCTGACTGTTGTTTGTGATGATTAGGAACCTATCCTCCCAGGCTGCTTTCTCCGGGCCAGAGCAATTGGTCTTATGCCCATGATTGATCAGGTAAATAGCGATCcattaaaatttaattctaTAAACCTAAAGCAATATTTAACAGTAGTTGAAATTCAGGGAGAAAAAGATGACAAGATAATTGCAGTGTGTGCTGATGACCCTGAGTACAGACACTACACAGACATCAAGGAGCTTCCACCACATCGTTTGGCTGAGATCCGCCGCTTCTTTGAGGATTGTATCCTTTCATAAAGATTATAAATGGGAACAGGAATTATGTTTTAAAGATCTTCGTTTTAACAGCTGATTCTAATACAAAGGTGAAAATATTTGATACTTAACAATTATTCAGACAAGAAGAATGAGAACAAGGAAGTTGCAGTTAATGACTTTCTACCAGCATCTGATGCTTATGAAGCCATCCAGCATTCCATGTAAGTTTTCAAACCTTTGCCTTTGACATATTTCCATTCTTGCATTATGAATGCCGTCACATATCAAATAGAAGAGTGTACTTGAACTTGTGTTTCCGTCATTAATTATCTCTCTAGAAATgtttaattgcaatttgatgCGTTTGCCAGGAACCTCTATGCGGATTATGTTGTGGAAAGCCTGAGGCGATAGTTCACTTGGAAAATGAAGGGTGGTGGATGATATTCAtacaatatatacaaatatatacaaatactcCTATCTAAAAGTTTTGCGTATTTTACATTGTGCATATACCTTGCCTGGAAGACATCTCTATCTGGTAAAATTTCCCCCTCTACATTGAGGGAATGGCTTCTGCCATGGTTCCATAGATAAATTTTGAAACACTTTCCAAGTTCTAATTAGTCTCAGTGGCAAGCTATGACtgtattatttcattatttgatactccgtattttgtACCCTATTGTTACAACAATGCTTAcaattattgattgatatttgaTTCATATATATTGCGTTTGCGATAACCAGAATGTATAGACAAACGCAtaaaccaacatggttggcacGGTGATTCATTCTCTCCAAACAATTGAGgggctaaatttttaaattaacggACAAggattgaatttttaaaaatgaaacaatttaagggtaaaaagtgctattttgttcttttatgtgtgtgtatatatatatatatatgtatatatttaattaattaattaattattttgatttaatttttttttgaaagattgatttcatttcttatttaCTATCAAATAAAGGaattcattttaccttaattaattatcattatcattatcaagtatttaattttgggtACTATTTCGATTCtgatatttgaattaaatacaCCCTTACTAATTACTATGCTGATGCAATTATCCCACTAATGGGTTGTGCTATTTGATAAATACAGTGaggtattatttaattaaaaagctaacattaaatagtttttcaagataatatttaatcattttcttttgcaattatttaaaatgaagaattatttttataagaaaatatgGTTTAAATAagttacaaattatataatactccgtaaaatgTAATTGAGCTaccaaattaaaagaaacaagAGTGTAAATATTGAACCTAAGGTGATGTGTCattgtaaatttcataaatgatgtgaaagttctttttctttcctacCAAACTCCAGCAGACCAGCATTGCTCTGAAGATCTTATCCCCTCCATTGGACCACGAAACAAAGTGAGAGACCTGTCAATATGCATAGCTTAATTAGTCACAAAGgtaaaatttgtcacaagaTATCAAGAATTGAGTTTCATCCACGACAGTGTAGAAACAACAACTTAAAGTGATGGAGACTCATTGTGCAAAATGAATGATTTACCTATCCACAGACTGTCGGGTTGGAGTGTGGGGTACCTAAGGTGGGCGTCCATCTTTTTGTAACAAATAAATTGAGAGACCCTGACCTCCATCCAccacaccaccgccaccacgAAAGAAATTGAGAGACGAAGCATTTTGCTTAGTCTCAGAGATCATAAATGAAGCAACAACTATAAGAGAGCTTTATCTCATATTTTAAAGATGAAACTACTTACTCGTTTATAGAAAAAGCTTCTTACTTCATTTTAGATCAAAGCGAAGTCTAACTTGAAAActaaattttactttaaatcaTATGATTGATTACCATAGTATTTTTACATTTAGTTATCaatattaatttgattatatttaatttgtttgttaattatttaaaatgaatattatcATTGTAATCATGCAACTAAAAGAGGTATTgattctaaataaaaaaataaagcaagagGTATAAAAGGATAAAAGTTTCATAGTACTCACCAGCGGATCCGTGGCGCAATGGTAGCGCGTCTGACTCCAGATCAGAAGGTTGCGTGTTCGATTCACGTCGGGTTCAATCCCCCGATCCATCACGGATTATCTTTTTCCTCACCCTAACGAATGCCTACAATGTGTCCATATTACACTCCAATatacaaaatcaaaatacatgCAGCAGAAAGTGCAACAGTGAGAGggatgacaaattattgtggaCTCCGGTCCTCCTTGATATCGAATATTCAAATGTTCACAgctatgtaaattatgtattttgaataCGAGTCCACCTATCTTATATGGTATTGGGTATACTTAAATAATCTTAATTCACCAAATCAATCTTTAACCAACTATGATCAATTTTGaatgccaaagatcttgtggtctagtggcacctggtgtcccggttaatactcccacatgaatgatatGAGTGGGTTCGATTCTCAGTTGAGTtaactattgactctttgtgcttcatcaggattgtcattaaaaaaatgatcaattttgaaccaaaaaaaacaacattaacTACAGAAATAGTTCCTCTAAtcacccaattatgatcattGCATTTTGATTTTCCAAGTTCTTTACATGgcattataatttaatgaat encodes:
- the LOC116028987 gene encoding soluble inorganic pyrophosphatase 4-like isoform X1 — translated: MEFPTMVPPIETPNKAPKAIMSSHPPLNERILSSMTRRSVAAHPWHDLEIGPEAPKVFNVVIEISKGGKVKYELDKKTGLIKVDRVLYSSVVYPHNYGFIPRTICEDSDPMDVLVIMQEPILPGCFLRARAIGLMPMIDQVNSDPLKFNSINLKQYLTVVEIQGEKDDKIIAVCADDPEYRHYTDIKELPPHRLAEIRRFFEDYKKNENKEVAVNDFLPASDAYEAIQHSMNLYADYVVESLRR
- the LOC116028987 gene encoding soluble inorganic pyrophosphatase 4-like isoform X3, which encodes MEFPTMVPPIETPNKAPKAIMSSHPPLNERILSSMTRRSVAAHPWHDLEIGPEAPKVFNVVIEISKGGKVKYELDKKTGLIKVDRVLYSSVVYPHNYGFIPRTICEDSDPMDVLVIMQEPILPGCFLRARAIGLMPMIDQGEKDDKIIAVCADDPEYRHYTDIKELPPHRLAEIRRFFEDYKKNENKEVAVNDFLPASDAYEAIQHSMNLYADYVVESLRR
- the LOC116028987 gene encoding soluble inorganic pyrophosphatase 4-like isoform X2 yields the protein MVPPIETPNKAPKAIMSSHPPLNERILSSMTRRSVAAHPWHDLEIGPEAPKVFNVVIEISKGGKVKYELDKKTGLIKVDRVLYSSVVYPHNYGFIPRTICEDSDPMDVLVIMQEPILPGCFLRARAIGLMPMIDQVNSDPLKFNSINLKQYLTVVEIQGEKDDKIIAVCADDPEYRHYTDIKELPPHRLAEIRRFFEDYKKNENKEVAVNDFLPASDAYEAIQHSMNLYADYVVESLRR